In Candidatus Dojkabacteria bacterium, one DNA window encodes the following:
- a CDS encoding radical SAM protein codes for MKISEIQAKSVLTKSKLPGADFVINPYSGCQFGCVYCYADFTRRFTGHTRDIWGEYVDIRTNAAEILDKELDRLNLTESIKRNKFKTGSKPVIFFGSVTDPYQGAEAKYKITRECLLVLAKHKLPIKISLLTKSPLVTRDIDLLKKLDITVGLTITSTDDKIGRLFEVSAPPANLRLKALKTLNENGISTYAFVGPLLPHFMTNPKKLKDLFSQIKETGTKEVWVEHINLSGSKFERLTKLVGDKLGQETLKKFKESQTRKYKDQLNAVVKEIIYELGLTLVGGDVIDHKRK; via the coding sequence ATGAAGATATCCGAAATACAAGCCAAATCCGTGCTTACTAAAAGCAAGCTCCCCGGTGCAGACTTTGTTATTAACCCCTATTCTGGTTGCCAGTTTGGCTGTGTTTACTGTTACGCCGATTTTACAAGAAGGTTCACGGGTCATACACGAGATATTTGGGGAGAATATGTTGATATTAGAACAAATGCTGCAGAGATTTTAGACAAAGAGCTAGATAGACTAAATCTGACCGAATCGATCAAACGAAACAAATTCAAAACCGGAAGCAAGCCTGTAATTTTCTTTGGATCAGTAACCGACCCCTATCAAGGAGCTGAAGCAAAGTACAAAATTACAAGAGAGTGTCTTTTGGTCTTGGCAAAACACAAGCTTCCTATAAAAATCTCGCTACTTACCAAGTCGCCTCTAGTAACACGAGATATCGATCTTTTAAAAAAACTTGATATTACGGTTGGACTTACGATTACTTCAACAGATGACAAAATTGGCCGACTCTTCGAGGTTAGTGCCCCACCAGCAAATCTTCGACTTAAGGCGTTAAAAACCCTTAACGAAAATGGAATCTCAACCTACGCATTTGTTGGACCGTTGTTACCTCACTTTATGACTAATCCTAAAAAGCTAAAAGATCTCTTTTCCCAAATAAAGGAAACCGGCACCAAAGAAGTCTGGGTTGAGCACATAAACTTAAGCGGATCTAAGTTTGAAAGACTAACAAAACTAGTCGGCGATAAGCTTGGGCAAGAAACGCTTAAAAAATTTAAAGAATCTCAAACCCGTAAATACAAGGATCAACTGAATGCGGTTGTAAAGGAAATTATATACGAGCTAGGCCTTACCCTTGTCGGAGGCGACGTGATAGATCATAAACGCAAGTAA
- a CDS encoding nucleotidyl transferase AbiEii/AbiGii toxin family protein: MITQEQVKEFAGRYKINESIVLREFVQITFLKELYEQKFSEKIFFKGGTAIRLLYGGKRFSEDLDFTVNLPEKEFTARINSLFKSLNKKYPFEFKERKTLAGKTYLLTASHPFFKNKIFVKLDFSLRENVLQPVKNILKTEYPIVFGGFVRSLSKDEIIAEKIRAILSRDKPRDLYDLWILQELGGKLDVTMINRKLEYYGEIFNIRILKKRLESFSKDYFIKDLRPFVPINERQKLGEMFDYIVAYLAKNLS, from the coding sequence ATGATTACCCAAGAACAAGTTAAAGAATTTGCTGGGCGATATAAAATAAATGAGTCGATTGTACTACGTGAATTTGTCCAGATAACGTTTTTGAAAGAGCTATATGAACAAAAGTTCTCGGAAAAGATTTTTTTTAAAGGAGGGACTGCAATAAGATTACTATACGGAGGCAAACGGTTTTCTGAGGATTTGGATTTCACAGTTAATCTTCCCGAGAAGGAATTTACTGCACGGATAAACAGTCTTTTTAAGAGCCTAAACAAAAAATATCCGTTCGAATTTAAAGAAAGGAAAACACTTGCCGGGAAAACTTATTTACTTACAGCTAGTCACCCGTTTTTCAAAAACAAGATATTTGTAAAGCTTGATTTCTCCCTGCGAGAAAATGTCTTGCAACCAGTAAAAAATATTTTGAAAACAGAATATCCTATTGTTTTTGGAGGATTTGTAAGGTCCTTGAGTAAAGATGAAATTATTGCTGAAAAGATAAGAGCCATTCTGAGTAGGGATAAGCCAAGAGATCTTTATGATCTTTGGATCCTGCAGGAACTTGGTGGAAAGTTAGATGTAACAATGATTAACCGGAAGCTTGAGTATTATGGCGAGATTTTTAATATAAGAATATTGAAAAAACGTTTAGAATCATTCTCAAAAGATTATTTCATAAAAGATCTTCGACCATTTGTACCGATTAATGAAAGGCAAAAACTTGGAGAAATGTTTGACTACATTGTTGCTTACTTAGCTAAGAATTTAAGCTAA
- a CDS encoding tail fiber domain-containing protein, which translates to DIMGADIHAAQIGNLSSNDITISENLDVGNNAYVRNGLNVGSGGIFTNGNLSTTGTLNSLGTYSATVGTTNRDLFIDDSGNIGYVSSSQRYKEDIATETDISWLFDLRPVTFTYKSDPDNKLQYGLIAEEVELVNPLLVSYDELGQPETVSYSKLITPMLGAIQKQKLTQDKLTTDIETLLTKFTNIETRVSNLEASLQQSGVAIIPAGQTEVYVEFPKSYSENIPKVIVTLNSDLQVLFSVTNKTATGFTIKISAAVTQDLSFDWLSVR; encoded by the coding sequence AGATATAATGGGAGCAGACATCCATGCTGCACAGATTGGTAACTTAAGCTCAAATGACATTACGATTTCAGAGAATCTGGATGTTGGCAATAATGCGTATGTTCGGAATGGACTTAATGTAGGGTCTGGAGGAATATTTACTAACGGAAATTTGAGCACAACCGGAACATTAAATTCATTAGGAACATATTCTGCTACAGTCGGAACAACAAACAGAGATCTATTCATCGACGACTCCGGAAACATTGGATACGTATCATCAAGCCAGAGATACAAAGAAGATATCGCAACTGAGACTGATATTTCTTGGTTATTTGACCTAAGACCTGTCACATTCACTTATAAATCTGATCCAGATAACAAACTTCAATACGGTTTAATAGCAGAAGAAGTTGAGCTGGTTAATCCCCTTCTCGTAAGCTATGATGAGCTTGGTCAACCCGAAACAGTGAGCTACAGCAAGTTAATTACGCCAATGCTGGGTGCAATTCAAAAGCAAAAACTAACCCAAGATAAACTTACCACTGACATAGAAACCTTGCTCACTAAGTTTACCAATATTGAAACCAGGGTATCCAATTTGGAAGCGAGTTTACAGCAAAGCGGCGTAGCCATAATTCCTGCCGGTCAAACTGAAGTTTATGTAGAATTTCCAAAGTCCTATTCCGAAAACATACCTAAAGTAATTGTCACATTAAACTCCGACTTACAGGTTCTTTTCTCTGTTACCAACAAAACTGCTACTGGATTTACAATTAAAATTAGTGCTGCTGTAACTCAAGATTTATCCTTCGACTGGTTAAGCGTAAGGTAA